AGATTAATTTGGGTAGAAATAATAATCAACTATgttaactttttaaaaatgttATTGCGCCATTTCTTATTCTTCAAAAAATACATTCATTTTGGAGAATAAGTCTAACAAACACAGCAATTAGTCAATATAATGATGAAAGACTTGAGCATTAGTAAGAAACATTAGTATATTTCAgatactgaaaattgaaatagaTGAAGGTATACAACTCCATCGCACAAGAAAATAAATGTAGTAGTACACTTTTTACTCAAGGGATATACAACTTCATACAGGTGATAATACTTAGAATTATCACTGAATTCAACAAAGAGACAATGAGGCAGATATAGTAATTGGCTAGGGTTGACCTGATCACTTGGGATGGTAACTAAAACGAGTTATATCTACTATCAGCAATCAATTAAACAACAATATATATTTCATGGAAAGAGCTTAATTATAATGTCAGAACCCAAATTAAACTCACAATACAACTTCACACACCTAGTAGTAAAAGAACATCCAGTAAAATTACAAGTGATTACCATGGAAACAAAGACTTAAatatgccccccccccccccccccgtatACTATATGTCTAATTAGACCCCCACCCCCACAACACATACAACATTTTGATCCTTCAGTCAAGTACACAAATAGACTTACATGAATGAAGCTTAATTATCAAATCAAAGGAGATGGCTGGCTGAAGAAGAGGAATTGAGTCCAGCAAACCCTGTCCATGCGTTTCCACCCCAATATTGATTAGTGTTATTTTCCATTGTCCCCAAAAACTGTTTCGTCGAATTTAACCCTTGATCATCATGGGCAATACTATTACCAGATGATGATTCGATTCCTTCACCTTGATGAAAAGGGTACAAATTTGTGTTTGCTGCCAAAGAAGGTAATCTCCACTGATGATCAGATACTCCTGAAGGAGCAGACAAATTGTTAGTACTATTTGTAGTACTACCTATTTGAAATCCCATTTCAGGATGACCAAGAGTAGCAGCGCCCTGTGTTGAGACCAAAGGAGGAGGCTGAAATCCGCCATAGTGATGATTTAGGTTTTGGAAGGCGGCCATGAGTGGAGTAAACTGTACTGGGGATTGCTCGTGTGGAAAGTGATGGCGTCCAGTAATTATTTCTGTGTTGCAGCTAGATGGACTTGCACTTGTTGAAGTACCTATTTGTCTCGGATCAGCAGTAGTAGTACTATTGACATTACTTCCAGTTGTCTTTGAGCTGTTGTTATTTGTACTGCTTTTGCTTCTCTTGTTCCTCCGGCATCCTCCTCCTACCGGCACGCTTCTCAAGGCTCCCCCTCTTGTCCAGTAACGGCGACAAGTCTTACAGAAGTGTCTTGGTTGTGAAAGGTTGTAGTTATTGAAGTAGCAGAACTTTGTATTTGTTGAATCACACCTTGGACACTTTAGTCCAGCCTCCGGTAGTGGAATTTTAGCTAGCCTGGCTCGATCCACCATAGAACCTGGTCTGATCGAGCCAGGACTGGCCCCCATCTGAACAGGTGGGGGCTGCAGAGCTGTAAGTTGGGGATTCTCCAGCCCAGGGTTTCCAACTTGTTGATGGCCATCTGGCTGTTGTAACTGAAAAACAtcaagaagaggaaaaagaagaagtaaaGTTAGGGAACTTAAGTAAATATTACTCTATGTATATAAGTACTCATCTAATTAATACCCTAGTATATTCAAGAACAAGACTAGTAGAGAATATGAatactctttcttttctttttctctttttggttgAAGAAGATATGTATGAGTGGCTAGCATTAAAGATTTAAATCCATACCTGATGCAAATTGGGATGATCTAGATATACAGGAAAAGATGAGAAAACCatgattttctttctttgatCTCTTTGATCTTTATCTCTTTTATAAAAGGTTGATGAGTTCTTTGGAAATATGTGGTGGAAGAGAATCACACTAAAGAAAGGAAGGGAATACCATAGCCCCAATAAAAAGAATggaaaggaaaagagaaagaagatgaagggAAAACATAAAAGGGGGAGCTAGCAATAGCATATTATAGAGAActttaatttagtttaattttcttctctttttgtttttactactatatatttAGGGTTTTGTAATTTGAGTGGGGGAAAGTTCAATTCCTTCGCATCTAAGCTTTCTTTGTTGATATCCTTTGGACTACATACATAATATTATTAGTGGGTGATAAAAAGGAAAGTATAGTGACTCTATTATATATATCAGCTATAGTACGTAGCTTTTTTATGGTGGGATCCTCTCTTACGTATTTGAAATTCTAAATGGGACAGTCAAATGGATCATTGCACCTCCACATAATGATCTATAGTGATATTCTTTGGAccctcatttttctttattttttttcctttgctaGAATGTTATAAGTAGGAAGCACGGTGTTGTCTTGCTGTTCGTTTGTAGTAGTAGTTGTAGTAtcgtttttgtaatttcttgttctttgatttctgttactattttttgtttcttacACCTCGATTGTCCTATTGTCTTGTTGTAGTTTTTGTTTGGTTGTTATCTGctatttttattatgatatgttgTTTCTTCTACTGTGTAGTTATTTCGGACTGCTTTTAGGGTATATGAGAAACGACATCTTGCCTCAGTACCTCTACAGTAAAGATAATAAGGTTTGCATATGTTCTACTCACCCTAAACCTTATTTATGGAACTTATGTTGTTATTTGGTTAAGTTGTTTGGGGATAGATAATGTTGTTAGCTCAGAGATGTTACTACTTTTTATGGTACCTTGGGGTAATTAGACCAACAGTTAGGtttcttctcctctttttctGCTTTTTGCTCTTGTCTGTTTATATCTTCTAAAAAGTTTATGGGTAGCTTTCTTTAATCAACCCACATGCAATTTGATGTCACACTTAAAAGTAATCAAATTTGGAGATACGTTCTAAGCTCAAACATCTCAACAGTAAATCTTAATTGAGTTTTAACTTTTACTTCctccttttaaatttatttgtctaTTTCTTACTTGacataaagttttaaaaagttactaataagatttttaaatattatgattttaaactaAAGATATTTAAAATGCACCAAAATACTTTTTAATCTTgtaatcataaatatatcacGCGAAAAATTAGAAGTAAAGAGTTGTCAAAAAGGAAAGAATgcacattcttttttaaacgaagagagtatgtaTCAATGGTGTACAAATAAAATTTTGCATTATTCTAACGATATTTACTAGTAATCCTTTGTCTAAAAGTGAAATTTCTGATCCTGAAGCTTTACACCACCAGTTACAATTATTTGGTGCACCAAATATTCTCCCTTATATTCAAGATTGTAACTTCAATATTGTAAGAAGTTGACGTACATGTTAAAACCTTATATAATATAATGCATTAACTTAAATTTGGTATAGAAACtaaaataggatagtttacctgttataacatataaatatggaGTACCTGATACTGTAAATATTCTTTCCAGTAGCGGTAGAATAATAGTTACTCAAGTCTCAATAGGGTTCCAGGTAATTAAATTGTGGTGAAGACAAATATATTAGtactttattcaaataaataaagaGCAGTCGCAATATATTTCTACTCTTTTTGTAGGTAATAATTAAAAGGGTTGTCAAGAAATTGGAAATTTCTACAATAAAGTTCAAAATTTAAATGcaatataagaagaaaatattcAATTTTCGAAAGCTTCAATTGCTTTTTAGATAATCCTCCAGAATTGTAGGAGAGgtaaagaatatcaattctttACTATTTTCTAAACAATTAACTAAACATAAAACAAAAGTAATATATTACTCCatcagttaaaaaattaaagaaaaagtgtTCAAAGTTCTCAGTTCTGACCGTAGgttcatttttttttgaataaaagaCACAGCTTTATTGATAtgttaatttttctcttttgttgcTATTGTAAATAGTTACAGCAAGAAATGGACGTATCTGTTTACTAATATGGATGGCTCTCTGTTTTATACACGTGGAAATAATTGTACACAAATGTATATGTCATGTTTTCAATATAAATttcaaaagttcatatttcatattttcgGTTTAGTATCAAATCAAACACAGTCCAACATCATATCATATGTAATGAAACATAATTAAAGAGTACCATACTGTGGGCAGAATAAAGATTAACATCATGGCTCGATTTTCTATACAATCTCAATAAGGTAATTGTCCCTAAATTGTGTTACGAATCGAATTGTGATAATTAATAGTATATGCCAACATAACTGCGAAAAATCCGGTTAATGCCATTGTTAATTGTTTTGCATGAGTTAATCAAAGCTCATATCGCTAAGTTCTGGTTTTGGTAATAggatcgtttggtgtgaggtataagggataaatacTTCCGGAATAAAATggagtattattttatcccatgtttggtttgAAGTATTAATTAGTATCGGAATTATTTATctcaccatttacaccatagtgatgagataagttattccATATACATGGTGGAATAACTAATTCCGAATTATCCgaggataactaatcccgggattaattatcccgggataactGTTTTTCAACCCAATAACCCCAAATTTAGAACGTAATTCCATCAGCCTAATCAAACTGGAGCAAGGATTATTGAGGACTTCTTTGTAATGAGTGTCTAAAGTTGTtggtcacgggttcaagtcttgaaaatagcttttagcaaaaatacaagataaaacTATGTATACTACAATCTTGTGGTGAGACCGTTCCCCAAACCCTAAGCATAACGGAAGCTTTAATGCGCCGAActgctttttgttttttttgcttTGTAATGAGCGTCTAAATATGTGCAGAATTAGTGTACGTATTTTCTAGCAGTTGTTTATATGCTTACCAACAAGTAACAATAAACAGTCTAATTTAGTTTGAGCAGCTAGATTCGTGAGTTATTGGATCAAATAAATTGCGTAATTGAAGGAAAGCAAGTGTAAGACACATATCAACACCAGTAATTAAGGAGATCTCCGATTGGTGTTATAAActaaacaaattaaaaaggaaatCTATCTCTgtagaaatattcctaaatttaacggttttaatttatttgtcctttatttttgatttgtttgaaaaagaatatctcttttcttttgtggcaactttttaatttaaactttctacatgacatgtttaatatcataaaattaaaagtaactttgatatattttacatatcgttaatttaaaatcacattattcaaaaatcttctttactttcttaaattgtCAAGTTGAAATAGGACAATTGAATTGAGACGGGGgagtactttttttttgtttcaatttatttgtcttaacTTAGCTAAACACGAACTCTAATTTCATAAGGCAGAAGTAAAATTTGCATACACACCACTCTTGTAGATCCTACTTGTAAAATTACATACTATATGTACTGAATATCGTGTACTCTTTGAGATCCTACTTGTCAAATTACATTCTGTATATTATAGTTGTGATTTGACTGAAGATGAAGATTAACAAGAATCCTGTAGTTATAAACTAAAATCATGTATAGCGTACTAAATGTTTTTCATATTTGTGGTCTTAATTGAATGAGAGATATTGAAATTAAAGAGTTGTCAAATtagaaatgaaatatttttttaaggaaaaatattgattaaaaagaaataagataaacaaattgaaacgaaCAATGGATTACATAATATCTTGCCGTAATTAGCTCAAATGACCTTAGGAGTTAACGAAATCATATTTTAACAGTTAACGTTGAAAGGTGTCTAATTTGAATTCCTTCAAGTTCAAGATATAATGTACTTACTTTATTCTTAGTAGGAGACTTTCAATTTTGGGTCGTCAAATCAAATTGAACAGTAAAAAGCACTGTTTTCATTTTTTCCCAAACCGAATCAAACGTTTAAATTCTTAGAACAAATTTTATTCTTAGAAGTTGGTTCTAtttcatttacaaaataaatcatattttgcacatttttatgtcttttttggAAAAAGTTTTGAAGTGTCGTATTTTAAATGTTTAATCATAGTTGTAACTCCTTTCCATTTCATATagcatttattttcttttcaaaaaattgatttaactatttcACTTTTATCCTTAATGCATCATGCGGCCGGCATGATGTATGTCCTGATATTTCCATAGCAACCTCCGATTAAAATCGAAAGAATCTTATCGATCCCAGCGTAATGCATGGTGGTCCATCATGAGAGCTATGACTGAAGAGTAAAATGATCAAACAATGATAATATACAATTAAGGAAGTGGAGAAAACCGTGAACCGTGATTGATTATATGGAATTAGTAAAAGCTAAGAAACATGCATATACGCGTTATTGGTTGAGGAAAAAGGTAAGGGGTGAAAAGAAAGATTGTGCCTTGTGTTGTGGGGATCTATATGGGGGGACAACAAGGCACAAGGGTCCCCTATATATAACGACATCAACGCAGTCGATCTTCCATCAACACATCATTTTCACTAGATTCCTATATATGTATGTCTTAAAGGAGAGCCTGATTCAGAATTAAGCAAGTATTTTTGTATGTCAAGTATAGAGGAATTCATAATTAAACTAGTTCTTTATGTGTCCAGTGGAGTTCAACTCAGAACCAAACGAGTATTTTGTATGTCGAATGTCGAGGATTTCGAGTGAAACTAGTTTAAATATGTCTAATGGTACCGATAATTGAATTCAGAACTAATAACCGAGTATTTTTGTGTGTCACAGGGATTCAAAGTTAAATGAGCATTTTGCATGTCAAATAAAAAGAAGTTCAGAATTTAGACTAGTTTAATTTTTGTAAGTCAAGTAGAGCGAATTTAAAACTAAATGCCTATTTTATGTGATAAATGAagatgaattttgaattaaaccAATTTTTGTATGTCAAGTAGAATCGACCTCTGAATTAATAAGCCAGCATTTTGTATGTCAATAGAAagggattttatttttatttttattttttttttggttaaagtaGAAAGggatttaaaattagatgaatatGTGTCAAATAGAGAGGGATCCAAAATTAGACTACGAATTCAATGTTATGTTTTTAATACGAATATAGGGACCCACAACTCGCTGTGAACTCGATTGAAAGTGAGCTCCCAATAGTTTCTTTCTTCCCTCCTAGAAGTTAATACCACTCAACCTATCTCCTTAATATATCTATTTAAAATACAATACTTACTAGTTTTACTGATAATACTTTGGATGGTTATTCAAGAGAAATTAACTCTAGTATAACCTGTTGTATCTGGTAACCTATCTTATATTCAGAAcattaattcaattttatttagATGATCACGTGTAATTatcttataaattataatatcatAAAGATCCTTTTAATATTACCGGTACATAAAAGTTATATTAACTCTACTAGTTTATATAACAATTCGAAGGCATGTATGAAATGAAATCCATGCATTTGACGACGTCCGATCGACACTTTTAATACAAGATTGCGCATGTACCAAATTTAGATCATGTAACGTGcatgtatatcaaaattatattttcttttctaataCCTTTctgtatttaattaaaatttcatgTTGGAATTCAAAGGAATCGTATGTCAGACGCGTAATTATCTGGcttggagagaaaaaaaaaacattttattataataatgcATGATTATGAAGATGGGATCTgctaaattaattaataaaaaaaatttggtggTGTTAGAATCTAATTCCCTTCACAGACATATGGGCTTTTACGCAATTCCACGCAAAAAAAGCTTACCCCTTTCATGAATTATATTGCAGAcatatatagttggaaagctagtCCTCTAGCAGCTTTACTATATATATTAACAAATAACATATCACAAACATTATTAGCTTCTTGCAAATTAGAATGAGATTATTATACATTTgtatttctcttaattttaaaatttactacaCTTTCCAGCAGCAACTTTTAACGTCACAAAGAACTTGAATCTATGATatcttttattaattatttttttttataaagaaatagaCATTGGAGTTTATAAAACTTCAAAAACTTGTTTAAATCACCTAGGTGGGACTTTAACAACCCTCAGCATGCCCTGGATTGGACATTCAGAGTATGGACATTATAAGACGGGCCTAATATTTGGTAAACAGGCTGGAACAACCTGACGACACTACTTAAtaccataataaaaaaataaaattgtgtcTAACTCAATTCTAAAAGTTAGCTCGAGAGGTAAGTATTAATGTCGACAACCGTATAAAGATGTAAAGTAACTCTCCACATTGTTCAGGTTGAAGTTCAAATCAGAATACTGGAGaaggttgaaaaagaaaaaaaaggttgaaaaagaaaaagtaaaatcctatccATCTTCTTTCTAAAAAGAAATATCCCTTTTGTTCTATCTATTTCTTTGGACTGGACAATTACCTGTATATAAGGTGAGGGAAATTGGTAACAATATGTTAAATGCAAAAGAAAgttactataatttttttgtcctaattgaattgattttgtcaACTTATATAAGTACCCTATGTCCCTAATTGCTCCTTTTTTTCGTTCGTATTATCTTTCTAACAACTGCAAGACTAGAGTGCGATGCCACTATTGTCAATTCTAGTATGATTTATTTTGCTCataaataatatcctaaaattttCAATGGTTGGAAAcatcttagtagcttagttgaCTAGTTACCTAAACTCCCACCTTATTGGTGAGAGTTCAATTTCCTACATTGTAATTCCTTTCCCGTCCccaatttgaaaataaataaattaaaaaaaaatcaatagttaaacttcaaatcatattaataaaaGTTGCAGCATAATGTTTGTAAAATTTACCATATATCGACTTACTGCTAAGAAACATTAAAATTTAACAAAAGAACTTTTGTTTTATCAAAATTAATCGAAAACCTTTTTTTACCTGACTATTTTCCGTTTTACTGTTTGTGAGGGTCTGAAATTTTTGTGGGCATCGGTGTTCATAAAAGATGGTACTCAAAGTGATAGATAGACTGATTGAATGAGgtctgaaatcaactaaaatgaaaatGTACATATGAAAACATAAAAGCAAATTATAATAATTGCACATGCAATGGCACTTACGATAGACACAACACATGTAAGTCCTACTGGTCACTTTAATAGGTCATACTGTGCATTATTATCACATTTGATATATTATTAGGAATCCTTGAAAGTGAATTTTCAAGCATTTTCTGATTGGTTGTGTGCCTTTTGAGATAGATCTTTGTGTTCTTTCACCACAGGTGACCAACTAACCATATATATCCACTCTACATTGCATTAAACTGTGTGCCTATGTATTAGTCATATCTAATATCTTTAACAGGTTGCATCACgtgtgaataatttttttttatgaaaggcTTTGGTAAGACTCAAATCTTgactttgatgttttatttttgtttgatcattCTTGACTATGAATGCTAGAGTATTAAAATGAtgttattttacaaatataattatGTCTTGAACACATTGTTGACATCGAAGAATTAGAGAATACGCGATTACTAAATAATACTACTGAAACCGAGAAACTGGGAGGAGGCGGCTAGCCCCCTCTCTCCCACATAAAGTGGGACAATATCCTTCTACCCTAGTCCTCGACCTTTATACCTTTCAATCTAAGATCATGTTCTCACTAAGCTGAAATTGTATCACATCCCGTCTAATCACCTCACCAAGTTCTTGCCTTGGCTTAAAACTGATTTcgagaattttgaattttaactgTTTCCAGTTGAATGTGGTACAGGTTCATAAAGCAAGTAACAATCTgctaaagtggatttccaattaTTGTGAACTGATTCCGTTTCCAAGATATCAAGTTGAGCAACAAAACACGATGTATTTGCTTTCAGTTTTGacaatagaagaaagaaaatactgataattttttattctatcaagAAGTTGACTGATCAAGAAAAATACTAGTAGAAAAGCATCTCCTTCTATAAAAACTGAGGAAGATTTTCACTTGTACATGTGTTGTAATGGTACATTTGACATTCAATATTGTCAAAGCAGTTCGTGTTTTCTCAGTTTTTCCCCTCAATCATCGGCCTTTTTTCTCATGGGAGTATACACCACCTCAACCCAGAAAACAAATGAACAATGGAGGTATAAGGTGATCTTCCACCTTTCTCCCACATATCTAAAACCCGCTTCTATAATCAATGCTATAACAAACCAAGCAAAGCAAAacataataagagaaaagaaaagcaTATGGTCCAGGAGCAGCTTAACTGGAGCGATGTGGATCAGCGAGGATTAATATAACTGATCCCACTTGCTTAGGATTGAAGCATAGTAGTCGTTGTTATTTATTCAGCTGTCCAGGGCATTTGCCGATGAGGGAGGCGACTGTGAAAGCTGGTTATGAAGTTGAGCATTAATCAGAGCCTCGGATTCTGTCTGGGCCTGTTTTTGCTGCTCAGCATATCTGTTAATTCGTTCAAGCAACTGGATTGCCTTCCGTTTGCCCCTCTCGGTGCCATTTTGTACTAAATCCAGCAATGGTCCCATTACTCCTAGTTCCTGAACCTCCACTAGATGATGTTGGTCCCCGGAGCAGAGGTGTACCAGAACTGCAGCTGCATTTTCTTTGTTCCTGGGAGACCCATTTGTTATCACATTTACCAGAACAGGAACAGCCCCTGCAGCTCCAATGTTTGTCTTCCCTTCTGGATGACTAGATAATATCGCTAAAATGGCAAGCGCTTCATCGATCATACCACCTTGAGGTTCTGTAAGCAGCTCCATCAGAGTGAGCACAACTCCAGCCCTTACTGCCTTGCCCTTGTTCCCTTGATAAATGCACAGATTGAAAAGTGCAGTAGCTGCGTCTTTCTTTCCTCTCTGGGTGCCATCACTTAATAATGTCACAAGCGGAGGTATTGCTCCATAGGTACCAATTATGACCTTGTTTTCATCTATAACTGAAAGGCTAAATAGCGCGGCCGCTGCATTTTCACGTGCTTCCGTGCTCCCCTTCTTAAGCACATGGACGATACCAGGCACTGCCCCTGATATTACAATGCTCCGTTTGTTATCCTCACAAATAGAGAGGTTAAGTAGTGCTGTAACAGCATGCTCTTGGATACGAGAATCGGGTGTGGAAAGAAGGTCGACGAGCAGAGGAATGGCACCTGCTTCAGCTATTGCAACACGATTATCAGCATTGCGCTTAGCAAGTAGGCGGATTTCGCCTGTGGCTGAGAGACAATCTTCAGGGCTGCCAGATGTGAGTTTTCTCAGGAGAATTTCTATCTTTGAGCGCTCAGCAGGCGTGCACACAGATGCTGACTTACTGGGTAAACTACCTGGTCGTTTGGGTGGTTCAACCCCATTTACTTCACACCACTGTGCTATGAGGCTCCGCAACACATAGTTTGGCGTGATAGCATTGCTTGTGAGGACTTGTTGTGTCTTGGGACAAGTGCTATGCCCTGCTTCCAGCCACTTCTCAATAGAAGAACGCTCATAAGTCTGCAGTGGAGGAAACCATTTAATATTGTCATCAGACTACGATATGGAAATGATAACTACAGTTCATATTTAGCCTACCAACATGAGACCAAATCTTCCATGCCCCTGAGACCTATAAGGCATGTGCATCCTCAATATTCAGTGGATAAATAGAGAATTAGCATAGACGCCACATAAATCATGTATCAAGATTTTGGCATAATTTATAGCTTCTTaatcaataatctcataaatCAGCAAGGACCGTAGCAATAATATAACTGCATAACCTAGTAATACAACTCCATAAGAGCGAGAAAGTAAGGGGATAGAAAGAATCACACTTCCGCCCATCTGTCTG
The Capsicum annuum cultivar UCD-10X-F1 chromosome 6, UCD10Xv1.1, whole genome shotgun sequence DNA segment above includes these coding regions:
- the LOC107874622 gene encoding dof zinc finger protein DOF3.6, translated to MVFSSFPVYLDHPNLHQLQQPDGHQQVGNPGLENPQLTALQPPPVQMGASPGSIRPGSMVDRARLAKIPLPEAGLKCPRCDSTNTKFCYFNNYNLSQPRHFCKTCRRYWTRGGALRSVPVGGGCRRNKRSKSSTNNNSSKTTGSNVNSTTTADPRQIGTSTSASPSSCNTEIITGRHHFPHEQSPVQFTPLMAAFQNLNHHYGGFQPPPLVSTQGAATLGHPEMGFQIGSTTNSTNNLSAPSGVSDHQWRLPSLAANTNLYPFHQGEGIESSSGNSIAHDDQGLNSTKQFLGTMENNTNQYWGGNAWTGFAGLNSSSSASHLL
- the LOC107875542 gene encoding U-box domain-containing protein 13 isoform X1, which produces MEEERGVLVEKLINIVNEISGISEFRSSVKKEYCNLGRRLKLLIPMFEEIRDIKEQIPEESMKALVSLKEALELTKELLKFGSEGSKIYLVLEREQIMNKFHEVTTQLEQALGGVHYEELDISDEVKEQVELVLSQFQRAKGRVDTPDPELHEDLLSLYSNNNAAIDQAVLRQLVQKLQLTRIYDLQQESCALHEMVTATGEDPEERIEKMSVILRKIKDFVLTETPEIDSSLREMSSTCSGQASINTTHKAPVIPDDFRCPISLELMKDPVIVSSGQTYERSSIEKWLEAGHSTCPKTQQVLTSNAITPNYVLRSLIAQWCEVNGVEPPKRPGSLPSKSASVCTPAERSKIEILLRKLTSGSPEDCLSATGEIRLLAKRNADNRVAIAEAGAIPLLVDLLSTPDSRIQEHAVTALLNLSICEDNKRSIVISGAVPGIVHVLKKGSTEARENAAAALFSLSVIDENKVIIGTYGAIPPLVTLLSDGTQRGKKDAATALFNLCIYQGNKGKAVRAGVVLTLMELLTEPQGGMIDEALAILAILSSHPEGKTNIGAAGAVPVLVNVITNGSPRNKENAAAVLVHLCSGDQHHLVEVQELGVMGPLLDLVQNGTERGKRKAIQLLERINRYAEQQKQAQTESEALINAQLHNQLSQSPPSSANALDS
- the LOC107875542 gene encoding U-box domain-containing protein 13 isoform X2 — protein: MVLEREQIMNKFHEVTTQLEQALGGVHYEELDISDEVKEQVELVLSQFQRAKGRVDTPDPELHEDLLSLYSNNNAAIDQAVLRQLVQKLQLTRIYDLQQESCALHEMVTATGEDPEERIEKMSVILRKIKDFVLTETPEIDSSLREMSSTCSGQASINTTHKAPVIPDDFRCPISLELMKDPVIVSSGQTYERSSIEKWLEAGHSTCPKTQQVLTSNAITPNYVLRSLIAQWCEVNGVEPPKRPGSLPSKSASVCTPAERSKIEILLRKLTSGSPEDCLSATGEIRLLAKRNADNRVAIAEAGAIPLLVDLLSTPDSRIQEHAVTALLNLSICEDNKRSIVISGAVPGIVHVLKKGSTEARENAAAALFSLSVIDENKVIIGTYGAIPPLVTLLSDGTQRGKKDAATALFNLCIYQGNKGKAVRAGVVLTLMELLTEPQGGMIDEALAILAILSSHPEGKTNIGAAGAVPVLVNVITNGSPRNKENAAAVLVHLCSGDQHHLVEVQELGVMGPLLDLVQNGTERGKRKAIQLLERINRYAEQQKQAQTESEALINAQLHNQLSQSPPSSANALDS